The following are encoded together in the Variovorax sp. PBS-H4 genome:
- a CDS encoding Spy/CpxP family protein refolding chaperone, producing MISSRQKTLMAGLIASAAFACSTGFAQGSPAATAAPAATAQAAPADAKASRPHVDRTQRFERMQAKRAQRLAELKQKLRLDASQEGAWNNFTATQQRPRSAATVRMDRAEFAKLTTPQRLERMQARQAERSARFTQRVEATRSFYATLSPEQQKTFDAETIHAGHRGGHGHQGPSEGAKS from the coding sequence ATGATCTCGTCTCGTCAGAAAACGCTCATGGCCGGCCTGATTGCCTCGGCCGCCTTCGCCTGCAGCACCGGCTTCGCACAGGGTTCCCCGGCCGCAACGGCGGCTCCCGCCGCGACCGCGCAGGCCGCCCCGGCCGACGCCAAGGCGTCTCGCCCGCACGTGGACCGCACCCAGCGCTTCGAGCGCATGCAGGCCAAGCGTGCGCAACGGCTGGCCGAGCTCAAGCAGAAGCTGCGGCTCGATGCCAGCCAGGAAGGCGCGTGGAACAACTTCACCGCCACGCAGCAGCGGCCCCGGTCGGCAGCCACGGTACGCATGGACCGCGCCGAGTTCGCCAAGCTGACGACGCCGCAGCGACTGGAGCGCATGCAGGCGCGCCAGGCCGAACGCAGCGCGCGCTTCACCCAGCGCGTCGAGGCCACGCGCAGCTTCTACGCGACGCTGTCGCCGGAGCAGCAAAAGACCTTCGATGCGGAAACCATTCACGCCGGTCATCGTGGCGGCCATGGCCATCAGGGCCCGAGCGAAGGCGCGAAGAGCTGA
- the clsB gene encoding cardiolipin synthase ClsB, translated as MAQRWTFGNRVELLENGEQFFPRVFEAIRNAEREVIVETFILFEDKVGLALHEAMREAARRGVKVDLMIDGFGSPDLSDEFTQSLADAGVRVRVFDPGRRFLGQRLNLFRRMHRKITVIDGRLAFVGGINFSADHLMDFGPKAKQDYAVELEGPIVSEIHRFVLHAIAVGNKGAGWFRRRLKAAPPPAHAAVGESEVQFVSRDNRRHTNDIERHYLAAIRAARQRIVIANAYFFPGYRLIKALRRAARRGVDVNLILQGEPDMPIVKVGASMLYHHLLHAGVHIHEYCQRPLHGKVARVDEHWSTIGSSNLDPLSLSLNLEANVIVRDPGFARQLDERLNHLMHHHCKKIEVEQLSEWSAWRLVRSFFVFHLLRWYPSWVGWLPRHAPRLQPLAGQGPHGGAARTDNA; from the coding sequence ATGGCCCAGCGCTGGACATTTGGCAATCGCGTGGAGCTGCTCGAGAACGGCGAGCAGTTCTTCCCCCGCGTCTTCGAGGCCATCCGCAACGCCGAGCGCGAGGTGATCGTCGAGACCTTCATCCTGTTCGAGGACAAAGTCGGCCTCGCGCTGCACGAGGCCATGCGCGAGGCCGCGCGGCGCGGCGTGAAGGTCGACCTGATGATCGACGGCTTCGGCTCGCCGGACCTGTCCGACGAGTTCACCCAGAGCCTGGCCGACGCGGGGGTGCGGGTGCGCGTGTTCGACCCGGGTCGCCGCTTCCTGGGCCAGCGACTCAACCTCTTTCGCCGCATGCACCGCAAGATCACGGTCATCGACGGGCGGCTGGCCTTTGTGGGCGGGATCAACTTTTCGGCCGACCACCTGATGGATTTCGGGCCCAAGGCCAAGCAGGACTATGCGGTGGAGCTCGAGGGGCCGATCGTCTCCGAGATCCATCGCTTCGTGCTGCACGCGATCGCCGTCGGCAACAAGGGTGCGGGCTGGTTCCGGCGCCGGCTGAAGGCCGCACCCCCGCCGGCCCACGCGGCGGTCGGGGAGTCCGAGGTGCAATTCGTCAGCCGTGACAACCGGCGGCACACCAACGACATCGAGCGCCACTATCTGGCGGCCATCCGCGCCGCCCGGCAGCGCATCGTGATCGCCAATGCCTACTTCTTCCCGGGCTATCGGCTCATCAAGGCATTGCGCCGCGCGGCCCGGCGCGGTGTCGATGTAAACCTGATCCTGCAGGGCGAGCCCGACATGCCGATCGTCAAGGTGGGCGCCAGCATGCTCTACCACCACCTGCTGCACGCCGGCGTGCACATCCACGAGTATTGCCAGCGGCCGCTGCACGGCAAGGTCGCGCGGGTGGACGAGCACTGGAGCACCATCGGCTCCAGCAACCTCGACCCGCTGAGCCTGTCGCTCAACCTGGAGGCCAATGTGATCGTGCGCGACCCCGGCTTCGCCCGCCAGCTCGACGAACGGCTCAACCACCTGATGCATCACCACTGCAAGAAGATCGAGGTGGAGCAGCTCAGCGAATGGAGCGCGTGGCGGCTGGTGCGCAGCTTCTTTGTCTTTCACCTGCTGCGCTGGTACCCGTCGTGGGTGGGCTGGTTGCCGCGCCATGCGCCGCGTCTCCAGCCGCTGGCCGGACAAGGGCCGCACGGGGGCGCGGCGCGAACGGACAACGCATGA
- a CDS encoding metallophosphoesterase, with amino-acid sequence MPLRPITLLFTLLHVYIGLRLLPALAVLTGAWPLLVAALVLSAATMPLPFVRARSAGGRATLSDGWKWLGLLSMGWFSSMFVLTLVRDLGLLLTWIVVAAGGWAFDALHAQAWSAAAVPFMATLVSLIGFFNARRTASVVRVDVPIRNLPAGLEGFTIAQLSDIHVGTTIRRGYIQRIVDAVNRLGADMVAITGDLVDGTVAELREHVAPLAGLRARLGTFVVTGNHEYYAGAHAWIDELRRLGLRVLLNEHVVLQTRNVKGAQTDEEAFDSALLVAGVTDYTAVHFDAAHASDPVRALHGAPPLVRTRLLLAHQPRSAPAAAEAGYQLQLSGHTHGGQFFPWNLFVPLQQPFTAGLHRLREMWVYTSRGTGYWGPPKRFGAPSEITLLRLVPERS; translated from the coding sequence ATGCCGCTTCGCCCAATTACGCTCCTCTTCACACTGCTGCATGTCTACATCGGCCTGCGGCTGTTGCCTGCCCTCGCCGTACTCACTGGTGCCTGGCCATTGCTAGTGGCCGCACTGGTGCTGTCGGCGGCCACCATGCCGTTGCCCTTCGTCCGCGCGCGCAGCGCTGGCGGGCGTGCGACCTTGTCCGACGGCTGGAAGTGGCTGGGGCTGCTCAGCATGGGCTGGTTTTCCTCGATGTTCGTCCTGACCCTGGTGCGCGACCTTGGGCTGCTGCTGACCTGGATCGTCGTCGCCGCTGGCGGGTGGGCGTTCGACGCCCTGCATGCCCAGGCCTGGAGCGCAGCGGCGGTGCCCTTCATGGCGACCCTGGTCTCGCTGATCGGCTTCTTCAACGCCCGGCGCACCGCCAGTGTCGTGCGCGTGGACGTGCCGATCCGCAACCTGCCGGCGGGCCTCGAGGGCTTCACCATCGCCCAGCTCAGCGACATCCACGTCGGGACGACCATCCGGCGCGGATACATCCAGCGCATCGTCGATGCGGTCAACCGGCTGGGCGCCGACATGGTCGCGATCACCGGCGATCTGGTGGACGGAACGGTCGCCGAACTGCGCGAGCATGTGGCGCCCTTGGCCGGCTTGCGTGCGCGCCTCGGCACCTTCGTGGTCACCGGCAACCACGAGTACTACGCCGGTGCCCATGCCTGGATCGATGAACTGCGGCGTCTCGGGCTGCGCGTGCTGCTCAACGAGCACGTGGTGCTGCAGACACGCAATGTGAAGGGCGCGCAGACCGACGAGGAGGCGTTCGACAGCGCACTGCTGGTGGCCGGCGTGACCGACTACACCGCCGTGCATTTCGATGCAGCCCACGCGAGCGATCCCGTGCGCGCCCTGCACGGCGCGCCGCCGCTGGTGCGCACCCGGCTACTGCTCGCGCACCAGCCGCGCAGCGCGCCGGCCGCGGCCGAGGCGGGCTACCAGCTGCAGCTCTCCGGGCACACGCACGGGGGACAGTTCTTCCCGTGGAACCTGTTCGTGCCGCTCCAGCAGCCCTTCACGGCAGGGCTGCACCGGCTGCGCGAGATGTGGGTCTACACCAGCCGCGGGACTGGCTACTGGGGTCCGCCCAAGCGCTTCGGCGCGCCGTCCGAAATCACGCTGCTGAGGTTGGTGCCGGAGCGATCCTGA
- a CDS encoding polyhydroxyalkanoate granule-associated phasin — protein MSTASFFSSPRFFNPFMLWTDVAFKTHEMLLYSSSVIQLRTERMARAGLAPSDADVAEMQLMGHEKLAAATESGAAICNQLHSTQFALVGRAVQQWLGGAFAMASLATSTTPTQVSTHGRALIGAATRSAATLSQLSSAGARIAQRGLKPIHAKASANARRLTRSRP, from the coding sequence ATGTCCACCGCCTCCTTCTTCTCCTCCCCTCGGTTCTTCAACCCGTTCATGCTTTGGACGGATGTGGCCTTCAAGACGCACGAGATGCTGCTGTACTCCAGCTCCGTGATCCAGCTGCGCACCGAGCGCATGGCCAGGGCCGGGCTTGCGCCCAGCGACGCGGACGTGGCCGAGATGCAGCTCATGGGCCATGAGAAGCTGGCGGCCGCCACCGAGTCGGGCGCGGCGATTTGCAACCAGCTGCACAGCACCCAGTTCGCGCTCGTCGGCCGCGCCGTGCAGCAATGGCTGGGCGGCGCATTCGCCATGGCTTCGCTGGCCACCAGCACCACGCCAACGCAGGTCTCGACCCACGGCCGGGCGCTCATCGGCGCCGCCACGCGCTCGGCTGCCACCCTGAGCCAGCTGTCGAGCGCCGGCGCTCGTATCGCGCAACGCGGCCTCAAGCCGATCCACGCCAAGGCAAGCGCCAACGCGCGGCGGCTCACACGCTCGCGGCCCTGA
- a CDS encoding putative DNA modification/repair radical SAM protein, whose protein sequence is MDTQQKLAILADAAKYDASCASSGGVRRDSVGGRGIGSTDGHGICHSFTPDGRCVSLLKVLLTNYCSFDCLYCVNRVSSNVPRARFTIDEVVALTLDFYRRNCIEGLFLSSGIIRSPDYTMEQVVEVARVLRETHDFRGYIHLKTIPDAAPELLQRAGRYADRLSINIELPTVQGLASLAPEKNIHAIRRSMARLRTQIDDARGEAREAASAKPASLPGGAPRRSAPAPFAPAGQSTQMIVGADGADDRAILESSARLYGAYGLRRVYYSAFSPIPDASPSLPLQAPPLVREHRLYQADWLMRYYGFSHEEIVPPTQGMLRLDLDPKLAWALAHRERFPVDLNRAPREMLLRVPGLGVKTVERLLATRRVRRLRGEDLRRLRVPLSTVMPFVITEDHRPGRGLDAADIAARFTPAPVQASLFSG, encoded by the coding sequence GTGGACACCCAGCAGAAGCTCGCCATCCTCGCCGACGCCGCCAAGTACGACGCCTCGTGTGCCTCCAGCGGCGGCGTGCGCCGCGACTCGGTCGGCGGCCGAGGCATCGGGTCGACCGACGGACACGGCATCTGCCACAGCTTCACGCCGGACGGCCGATGCGTCTCGCTCCTGAAGGTGCTGCTCACCAACTACTGCAGCTTCGACTGCCTCTACTGCGTGAACCGAGTCAGCAGCAACGTGCCTCGCGCCCGCTTCACCATCGACGAAGTCGTGGCGCTGACGCTCGACTTCTATCGCCGCAACTGCATCGAAGGTTTGTTCCTGAGCTCAGGCATCATCCGCAGCCCCGACTACACCATGGAGCAGGTGGTGGAGGTCGCGCGCGTGCTGCGCGAGACGCATGACTTTCGCGGCTACATCCACCTCAAGACCATTCCCGACGCGGCACCCGAGTTGCTGCAGCGCGCAGGGCGCTACGCCGACCGGTTGAGCATCAACATCGAGCTTCCGACCGTGCAAGGACTGGCTTCGCTCGCCCCTGAAAAGAACATCCACGCCATTCGCCGCTCGATGGCCCGGTTGCGCACGCAGATCGACGATGCTCGCGGGGAAGCACGCGAGGCAGCGTCCGCCAAGCCGGCCTCGTTGCCTGGCGGGGCACCCCGGCGCAGCGCGCCCGCTCCGTTCGCGCCGGCCGGGCAGAGCACGCAGATGATCGTCGGCGCCGATGGTGCCGACGACCGGGCCATCCTGGAGTCGAGCGCCAGGCTGTACGGCGCCTACGGCCTGCGCCGCGTGTACTACTCGGCCTTCAGCCCCATCCCCGATGCCTCGCCATCCCTGCCGCTGCAGGCGCCGCCGCTGGTGCGCGAGCACCGCCTCTACCAGGCCGACTGGCTGATGCGCTACTACGGCTTCTCGCACGAGGAGATCGTCCCACCCACGCAAGGCATGCTTCGGCTCGACCTCGATCCCAAGCTGGCGTGGGCGCTCGCGCATCGCGAACGCTTCCCCGTGGACTTGAACCGCGCACCGCGCGAGATGCTGCTGCGCGTGCCCGGCCTCGGCGTCAAGACGGTCGAGCGGCTGCTGGCAACGCGCCGTGTGCGGAGGCTGCGCGGCGAAGACCTGCGCAGGCTGCGCGTGCCGCTTTCGACCGTTATGCCATTCGTCATTACCGAGGACCATCGACCCGGCCGCGGCCTCGACGCGGCCGACATCGCCGCGCGCTTCACGCCGGCGCCGGTCCAGGCCTCGCTGTTTTCCGGCTGA
- a CDS encoding carboxypeptidase-like regulatory domain-containing protein has translation MNTTCFWRPAAALALGGASLLGALSAHAAYNPPIHMANGIEYMSGGVSSDEAALMESVAPRWPATFEFAVKDGSRSDFAADVAVTVRDAAGRAVLSQVTARGPFMVARLDPGRYEVEATLGGRTLKQTVEIHAGSPTRALFLWPPGTDVSAHS, from the coding sequence ATGAACACAACCTGTTTCTGGCGGCCAGCGGCTGCCCTGGCGCTGGGTGGTGCGTCGCTTCTGGGTGCACTGTCGGCACATGCGGCCTACAACCCACCGATCCATATGGCCAACGGCATCGAATACATGAGCGGCGGCGTCAGCAGCGACGAGGCTGCGCTGATGGAGAGCGTGGCGCCCCGGTGGCCTGCGACCTTCGAGTTCGCGGTCAAGGACGGCAGCCGTTCGGACTTCGCGGCCGATGTTGCGGTGACGGTTCGCGACGCCGCCGGGCGCGCTGTGCTGTCGCAGGTCACGGCACGGGGCCCCTTCATGGTGGCGCGCCTCGACCCAGGCCGCTACGAAGTGGAGGCGACGCTCGGCGGCCGCACGCTGAAGCAAACCGTCGAGATCCACGCCGGCAGCCCGACCCGGGCGCTGTTCCTCTGGCCGCCGGGCACGGACGTCAGCGCCCACTCGTGA
- a CDS encoding acyloxyacyl hydrolase, whose amino-acid sequence MPNKKSPCAKILLCAGLLSLSVSASAFEDGSPAFYFEAGRAPHNNTSTRSLTVGAILPWGQQNLIWGTQVTSYADLFLSQWRTPNVERNGGHHDYSQLGAIAGWRLRFEEGASPWFFEAGLGATTMNDRYRSPDRSFSTRFQFTEQLGIGRNFGPRGEHELSLRIQHFSNAGIRKPNPGENFYKVRYLYRF is encoded by the coding sequence ATGCCCAATAAAAAATCGCCTTGCGCCAAGATTCTGCTGTGTGCGGGTCTCCTGTCGCTTTCAGTCAGCGCGTCCGCCTTTGAGGATGGATCCCCCGCCTTCTATTTCGAAGCCGGCCGCGCGCCGCACAACAACACCAGCACGCGATCGCTGACCGTCGGCGCCATCCTGCCCTGGGGACAGCAGAACCTGATCTGGGGTACCCAGGTCACGTCCTATGCGGACTTGTTCCTCAGCCAGTGGCGTACACCCAATGTCGAGCGCAATGGGGGCCATCACGACTACTCGCAGCTGGGTGCCATTGCCGGCTGGCGTCTTCGCTTCGAGGAGGGCGCTTCGCCCTGGTTCTTCGAGGCGGGTCTCGGTGCCACCACGATGAACGACCGCTACCGGTCGCCCGACCGCAGCTTCAGCACCCGCTTCCAGTTCACCGAGCAATTGGGCATCGGCCGCAATTTCGGCCCGCGCGGGGAGCACGAGCTTTCGCTGCGGATCCAGCACTTCTCGAACGCCGGCATCCGCAAGCCCAACCCGGGTGAAAATTTCTACAAGGTGCGCTACCTCTACCGCTTCTGA
- a CDS encoding UdgX family uracil-DNA binding protein (This protein belongs to the uracil DNA glycosylase superfamily, members of which act in excision repair of DNA. However, it belongs more specifically to UdgX branch, whose founding member was found to bind uracil in DNA (where it does not belong), without cleaving it, appears to promote DNA repair by a pathway involving RecA, rather than base excision.), whose amino-acid sequence MAHHLVTLSSETDWHGFRREARTLLAHLVPPEEVSWCTPGASTSELFGEVVPQVRGEHTGSGTFAVPASFLSLCESVILHADPTRFALLYLLLWRLVHEPGLRHDSLDPDRLRARRMAQAVRRDMHRMKAFVRFRTVGDPDEDAPLHVAWFEPDHHVVEAVAPFFLQRFTGMHWAILTPECSVRWNGKVLECGPGASRDHMPPPDAGEQLWLTYYRHVFNPARLKLATMQRQMPRGYWPNLPEAPLIDTLARDAASRSERMIEAAPTLPMRRIPAAARSPRSMELAMADHSDPLDYPDPPKLPADPEQALELLGQATDRCRACPIGEHATQSVFGEGPAAAAVMVVGEQPGDQEDLQGRPFVGPAGRLFDKAVADLGWSRDQLYVTNAVKHFKFELRGKRRMHKTPAQREVAICLHWLEKEIDQVRPHALIALGATAARALLGRPVPVMRERGQWHTDARGLPVLVTLHPSALLRGDPEQRDSAYAQWLHDLAVANEYLAAGKRPAQKR is encoded by the coding sequence ATGGCGCATCACCTCGTCACGCTGTCCAGCGAGACCGATTGGCACGGCTTCCGCCGCGAGGCCCGCACCCTGCTGGCGCACCTCGTGCCTCCGGAAGAGGTGAGCTGGTGCACGCCCGGGGCAAGCACCAGCGAGCTGTTCGGCGAGGTCGTGCCCCAGGTGCGCGGCGAACACACCGGTAGCGGCACCTTCGCTGTGCCGGCATCCTTTCTTTCGCTGTGCGAATCCGTGATCCTGCATGCCGATCCGACGCGCTTCGCCCTGCTCTACCTGCTGCTCTGGCGGCTGGTGCACGAGCCCGGGCTGCGCCACGATTCACTGGATCCCGACCGTTTGCGCGCGCGCCGCATGGCACAGGCGGTGCGAAGAGACATGCACCGCATGAAGGCATTCGTCCGATTCCGCACGGTCGGGGACCCGGACGAGGACGCGCCACTGCACGTGGCCTGGTTCGAGCCCGACCACCACGTCGTCGAAGCGGTTGCGCCCTTTTTCCTGCAGCGCTTCACCGGCATGCACTGGGCCATCCTGACGCCCGAGTGCAGCGTGCGCTGGAACGGCAAGGTGCTCGAATGCGGGCCCGGCGCCTCGCGCGACCACATGCCACCGCCCGACGCCGGAGAGCAGCTCTGGCTCACCTATTACCGCCACGTCTTCAATCCGGCACGCCTGAAGCTTGCCACCATGCAGCGGCAGATGCCGCGTGGCTATTGGCCCAACCTGCCCGAAGCCCCATTGATCGATACGCTCGCACGCGACGCTGCATCGCGCAGCGAGCGCATGATCGAGGCGGCGCCAACCCTGCCCATGCGCCGCATTCCCGCCGCTGCACGCAGTCCCAGATCGATGGAGCTTGCCATGGCCGATCACTCCGACCCGCTCGACTATCCCGACCCACCGAAACTGCCCGCGGACCCCGAGCAGGCGCTGGAACTGCTGGGCCAGGCGACGGACCGCTGTCGGGCATGCCCGATCGGCGAACACGCCACTCAGTCGGTGTTCGGCGAAGGCCCGGCCGCCGCCGCGGTGATGGTCGTCGGCGAGCAACCCGGCGACCAGGAGGACCTTCAAGGCAGGCCTTTCGTAGGGCCGGCGGGACGGCTGTTCGACAAGGCCGTGGCTGACCTGGGTTGGTCGCGCGACCAGCTGTATGTGACCAATGCGGTCAAGCACTTCAAGTTCGAATTACGCGGCAAACGCCGCATGCACAAGACACCAGCCCAACGCGAAGTCGCCATCTGCCTGCACTGGCTCGAAAAAGAGATCGACCAAGTGCGCCCGCATGCGCTCATCGCGCTCGGCGCCACGGCAGCGCGCGCCCTGCTCGGGCGACCCGTGCCGGTGATGCGCGAGCGCGGCCAGTGGCACACCGATGCGCGCGGCCTGCCTGTGCTGGTCACGCTGCATCCGTCAGCGCTGCTCAGGGGCGATCCGGAGCAACGCGATTCCGCCTATGCCCAATGGCTGCACGACCTTGCGGTCGCCAACGAGTATCTCGCCGCAGGCAAGCGGCCCGCTCAGAAGCGGTAG
- a CDS encoding serine/threonine protein kinase, with the protein MKRALIASTVFTGLMGLAGVGFAQTTTVPAQPDPAKGGQASTKSVPGGVANATQRPDGSDPASRNAVKAEARAHNRNNTNNPVPKGEATTTVNSQPNAMPKPTGEMSRAEVSADARKVKPHFGQRGERPEVPTNPKNKTGTPQ; encoded by the coding sequence ATGAAGAGAGCCTTGATTGCGAGCACCGTGTTCACCGGCCTGATGGGCTTGGCGGGCGTCGGTTTCGCCCAGACCACGACGGTCCCGGCCCAGCCCGACCCGGCCAAGGGCGGCCAGGCCAGCACCAAGAGCGTGCCCGGCGGCGTGGCCAATGCCACCCAGCGGCCCGATGGCAGCGACCCCGCCTCGCGCAATGCTGTGAAGGCCGAGGCCCGTGCCCACAACCGCAACAACACGAACAACCCGGTCCCCAAGGGCGAGGCGACGACCACGGTGAACAGCCAGCCCAACGCCATGCCGAAGCCGACAGGCGAGATGTCGCGTGCCGAGGTGAGCGCGGACGCCCGCAAGGTCAAGCCGCACTTCGGCCAAAGGGGCGAGCGACCGGAAGTGCCGACCAACCCGAAGAACAAGACGGGTACGCCGCAGTAG
- a CDS encoding endonuclease/exonuclease/phosphatase family protein: MTVNTHKGFTALNRRFILPELREAVRTVGADVVFLQEVLGTHTRHSRKIDNWPEAPHYEFLADTMWPQFAYGRNAVYPRGHHGNAVLSKFPIVHFKNHDVSIVGPEKRGLLHCVLRLPGRPVDVHAICAHLGLAENHRVQQLELLCHIVRDEVPRDAPLIVAGDFNDWRGRAHDILEQGASLREVFVHAHGSAARTFPSRFPLLPLDRIYVRNAGVHAPVVLPRKPWSHLSDHAPLVAEIEL, encoded by the coding sequence ATGACGGTGAACACCCACAAGGGCTTCACCGCGCTGAATCGCCGGTTCATCCTGCCCGAGCTGCGCGAAGCGGTGCGCACCGTCGGCGCCGACGTGGTGTTCCTGCAAGAAGTGCTCGGGACCCATACCCGCCACTCGCGCAAGATCGACAACTGGCCGGAAGCGCCGCACTATGAATTTCTGGCCGACACCATGTGGCCGCAGTTCGCCTACGGCCGCAACGCGGTGTATCCGCGCGGCCATCACGGCAACGCCGTGCTGTCGAAGTTCCCGATCGTGCACTTCAAGAACCACGACGTGTCGATCGTCGGCCCCGAAAAGCGCGGGCTGCTGCACTGCGTGCTGCGGCTGCCCGGGCGTCCGGTCGATGTGCACGCGATCTGCGCGCACCTGGGCCTGGCCGAAAACCACCGGGTGCAGCAGCTCGAACTGCTCTGCCACATCGTGCGCGACGAGGTCCCGCGCGACGCGCCGCTGATCGTGGCCGGCGACTTCAACGACTGGCGCGGCCGCGCGCACGACATCCTCGAACAGGGCGCGTCGCTGCGCGAGGTTTTCGTGCATGCCCATGGCAGCGCCGCCAGGACCTTTCCCTCGCGCTTTCCTCTTTTGCCGCTGGACCGCATCTACGTGCGCAATGCAGGCGTGCATGCGCCGGTGGTGCTGCCGCGCAAGCCGTGGTCGCACCTGTCCGACCATGCGCCGCTCGTGGCGGAGATCGAGCTCTGA
- a CDS encoding lysylphosphatidylglycerol synthase domain-containing protein, producing the protein MSGSARPTLPAATPGQAPKRGWWLWARRIATWIFFGLVAWLLVHQARTIDWTKVLQAVLDIPLPALLAALLLAACSFAIYSTYDLLGRHMTGHRLGTRTVMGITFISYAFNLNLGSLIGGIAFRYRLYSRHGLGNLTITRVLGFSMLTNWLGYLVVAGAAFYFWPMALPPEWRIEADGLRILGATLLVLALGYLVLCAVAREHIWNIRGHELQTPALGMALLQLALSCTNWALIGGVIWFLLEQQLPYPHVLAVLLVAAVAGVITHVPAGLGVLEAVFVALLYQVPTDRLLGALLAYRATYYLLPLCIASVAYFLTEVRARQRRRIERKRRP; encoded by the coding sequence ATGAGCGGCAGCGCGCGCCCGACCTTGCCCGCCGCGACGCCCGGGCAAGCGCCGAAGCGTGGCTGGTGGCTATGGGCCAGACGTATTGCAACCTGGATCTTTTTCGGCCTGGTGGCCTGGCTGCTGGTGCATCAGGCGCGCACCATCGACTGGACGAAAGTGCTCCAGGCGGTGCTCGATATTCCACTGCCAGCGCTGCTGGCTGCACTGCTGCTTGCCGCGTGCAGCTTCGCGATCTACAGCACCTACGACCTGCTCGGCCGACACATGACGGGTCATCGGCTCGGCACGCGTACGGTGATGGGGATCACCTTCATCAGCTATGCCTTCAACCTCAACCTCGGATCGTTGATCGGCGGCATTGCCTTCCGCTACCGACTCTATTCGCGCCACGGCCTGGGCAACCTCACGATCACGCGTGTGCTCGGTTTCAGCATGCTGACCAACTGGCTCGGCTACCTCGTGGTCGCCGGCGCCGCTTTCTACTTCTGGCCCATGGCGCTGCCGCCCGAGTGGAGGATCGAGGCGGATGGGCTGCGCATCCTCGGCGCGACTCTGCTGGTGCTGGCGCTGGGCTACCTGGTCTTGTGCGCAGTGGCACGGGAGCACATCTGGAATATTCGCGGACACGAGTTGCAGACGCCGGCGCTCGGCATGGCGCTGCTGCAACTGGCCTTGTCTTGCACCAACTGGGCACTGATCGGCGGCGTGATCTGGTTCCTGCTCGAGCAGCAGTTGCCCTATCCACATGTGCTTGCGGTGTTGCTGGTAGCTGCAGTGGCGGGCGTCATCACGCACGTGCCCGCAGGCCTGGGTGTGCTGGAGGCGGTGTTCGTCGCGCTGCTGTACCAGGTGCCGACGGATCGCCTGCTCGGCGCGCTGCTGGCTTATCGGGCCACCTACTATCTGCTGCCGCTGTGCATCGCATCGGTCGCGTATTTCTTGACCGAGGTGCGCGCCCGGCAACGGCGCCGCATCGAGAGGAAGCGCAGACCCTGA